The following coding sequences lie in one Candidatus Dormiibacterota bacterium genomic window:
- a CDS encoding lysophospholipid acyltransferase family protein → MLLPRLFRLGNWVMRALPPGVRYPLAAVTGRCAFYLMPRRRRVAFENFGQVLGLPWDDPLVKRTARHAFGNYFKMFADFMLMDTLKPEQIRRMVRPQGIERIDAALAQGKGVVVVTAHVSNWDILAAASAVYGYPISAVTNDLPSGGLNELVIASRERIGMKMIGLGPGSLRQIIKALGRNELVALASDLYSGDRGVRVPFFNRPAMFPSGPAALALKTGAPILPVWCRRQPDNLYIAEVEAPIEVSRTGNTQRDIQVTTERIVQFFERIIRREPDQWLVFLPVWRLEQAPQSPGSPMQPVLDPS, encoded by the coding sequence ATGCTCCTCCCTCGGCTCTTCAGGCTGGGGAACTGGGTCATGCGGGCGCTTCCGCCTGGGGTTCGCTACCCCCTCGCGGCGGTTACCGGGCGCTGCGCGTTTTACCTGATGCCGCGACGCCGCCGAGTGGCCTTCGAGAACTTCGGGCAGGTCCTCGGCTTGCCGTGGGACGACCCGTTGGTGAAGCGGACCGCGCGGCATGCCTTCGGCAACTACTTCAAGATGTTCGCCGACTTCATGTTGATGGACACCCTCAAGCCCGAACAGATCCGACGCATGGTCCGTCCTCAGGGCATCGAGCGGATCGACGCGGCTCTCGCCCAGGGCAAGGGCGTGGTGGTCGTCACCGCCCACGTTTCGAATTGGGACATCCTGGCCGCCGCCTCCGCGGTGTACGGGTACCCGATCAGCGCTGTGACCAACGATCTACCCAGCGGTGGCCTCAACGAGTTGGTGATCGCCTCCCGCGAGCGGATCGGGATGAAGATGATCGGGCTCGGCCCCGGCAGTCTGCGCCAGATCATCAAGGCGCTCGGAAGAAATGAGCTGGTGGCGCTCGCAAGCGACCTGTACAGTGGTGATCGTGGCGTCCGCGTGCCTTTCTTCAACCGGCCCGCAATGTTCCCCTCAGGCCCGGCTGCTCTCGCGTTGAAGACTGGCGCGCCGATCCTGCCCGTCTGGTGCCGGCGTCAGCCCGATAACCTCTATATCGCCGAAGTGGAGGCGCCCATCGAAGTCAGCCGCACCGGCAACACCCAACGCGACATCCAGGTGACGACGGAGCGGATCGTGCAGTTCTTCGAACGGATCATCCGCCGCGAGCCCGACCAGTGGCTGGTTTTCCTCCCCGTCTGGCGGCTGGAGCAAGCGCCGCAGAGTCCGGGCTCACCCATGCAACCGGTCCTCGACCCGTCGTGA